The following proteins come from a genomic window of Rissa tridactyla isolate bRisTri1 chromosome 13, bRisTri1.patW.cur.20221130, whole genome shotgun sequence:
- the HNF1A gene encoding hepatocyte nuclear factor 1-alpha isoform X3 yields the protein MVSKLSHLQVELLGALLESGLTKETLIKALSEVEPYMLQSESQRAINALQTEKGEPCADIPNLPNGMGESRLSEDETSDDGEEFTPPILKELENLSPEEAAHQKAVVERLLQEDPWRVAKMVKSYLQQHNIPQREVVDTTGLNQSHLSQHLNKGTPMKTQKRAALYTWYVRKQREVAQQFTHAGQGILTEEPMGDDLPTKKGRRNRFKWGPASQQILFQAYERQKNPSKEEREALVEECNRAECIQRGVSPSQAQGLGSNLVTEVRVYNWFANRRKEEAFRHKLAMDTFSGPQPTPAPPLTPHNSSSLQPPSALSPNKVHGVRYNQQPASEAESSSSNHHGNSSMVTTQTILHQVSPPGLEPSQNLLSTDTKLVSGPGGTLPPVSTLTALHSLEQNPHALSQQTQNLIMASLPGVMAIGAGETSSLGPAFTNTGASTLVIGLASTQPQSVPVINSMGSSLTTLQPVQFSQQLHPSYQQPLMQQVQSHINQSPFMATMAQIQNPHGIHI from the exons ATGGTCTCGAAGCTGAGTCATCTTCaagtggagctgctgggagcgcTGCTGGAGTCGGGGCTAACCAAGGAGACCCTGATCAAGGCGCTGAGCGAAGTGGAACCCTACATGCTCCAGAGTGAAAGTCAGCGCGCTATCAATGCCCTCCAGACAGAGAAAGGGGAACCCTGTGCCGACATCCCCAACCTCCCCAACGGAATGGGGGAGTCCAGGTTATCAGAAGATGAAACCTCTGATGATGGGGAGGAATTTACCCCTCCAAtactgaaggagctggaaaaCTTGAGCCCTGAGGAGGCTGCTCACCAGAAGGCTGTGGTGGAAAGACTATTACA AGAGGATCCCTGGCGAGTAGCAAAGATGGTGAAATCCTACCTCCAGCAGCACAACATCCCTCAGCGTGAGGTGGTGGACACTACTGGTCTGAACCAATCTCACCTCTCACAACACCTCAACAAGGGCACTCCCATGAAAACCCAAAAAAGGGCAGCCCTCTACACCTGGTATGTCCGCAAGCAGCGAGAGGTGGCCCAGC AATTCACACATGCTGGCCAGGGTATCCTGACAGAGGAGCCCATGGGAGATGACCTGCCCAccaagaagggaagaagaaaccgCTTTAAGTGGGGTCCTGCCTCACAACAGATCCTGTTCCAAGCCTATGAGAGACAGAAAAACCCcagcaaagaagagagagaggcGCTGGTGGAAGAGTGCAACAG AGCAGAGTGTATTCAGAGAGGTGTTTCCCCATCTCAGGCCCAGGGACTGGGCTCAAACCTGGTGACAGAGGTCAGAGTTTACAACTGGTTTGCCAATCGCAGGAAGGAGGAGGCTTTCCGGCACAAGCTGGCCATGGACACCTTCAGTGGACCACAGCCTACCCCTGCTCCTCCTCTAACTCCTCACAactcttcctccctccagccaCCATCTGCTCTCTCACCCAACAAAGTTCATG GAGTGAGGTACAACCAGCAGCCAGCCAGCGAGGCAGAGTCCTCCAGCAGCAACCACCATGGGAACAGCTCCATGGTGaccacccaaaccatcctgcaTCAGGTTTCTCCCCCTGGACTGGAGCCCAGCCAGAACCTACTGAGCACAGACACTAAGCTG GTCTCAGGTCCTGGAGGAACTCTCCCTCCTGTCAGCACCCTGACTGCCCTGCACAGCCTAGAGCAAAATCCACATGCACTGAGCCAGCAAACTCAGAACCTTATCATGGCATCACTGCCGGGTGTAATGGCAATTGGAGCTGGCGAGACCTCATCCCTAGGACCAGCATTCACCAACACAGGTGCCTCCACCCTGGTGATAG GCCTGGCCTCAACCCAGCCCCAGAGCGTGCCTGTAATAAACAGCATGGGGAGCAGCCTCACTACCCTGCAGCCCGTCCAGTTCTCCCAGCAACTGCACCCATCCTACCAGCAGCCCCTCATGCAGCAGGTCCAGAGCCACATCAACCAGAGCCCCTTCATGGCTACCATGGCCCAGATACAGAACCCTCACG